The proteins below are encoded in one region of Canis lupus familiaris isolate Mischka breed German Shepherd chromosome 21, alternate assembly UU_Cfam_GSD_1.0, whole genome shotgun sequence:
- the OR2D3 gene encoding olfactory receptor family 2 subfamily D member 3 yields the protein MGKENQTFVTEFILLGLSQDLQTQILLFVLFLIIYLLTVLGNLLIIILIFMDSRLHTPMYFFLRNLSFADLCFSTSIVPQVLFHFLVKRKTISFLGCMTQIVVFLLAGCTECALLAVMSYDRYVAVCKPLHYSSIMTQKVCLQLAIGSWASGALVSLVDNTFTFQLPYQGQNIINHYFCELPALLKVASADTYSTEMAIFAMGVVMLLVPVCLILVSYWNIISTVIQMQSGEGRLKAFSTCGSHLIVVVLFYGSGIFDYMRPNSKTTKEQDKMVSVFYTVVTPMLNPIIYSLRNKDVKGALRKLAGRKSFSQRQ from the coding sequence ATGGGAAAGGAAAACCAAACCTTTGTGACTGAATTTATTTTACTGGGCCTTTCACAAGACTTGCAGACCCAGATCCTgctgtttgttcttttcctcatCATTTATCTTTTGACTGTGCTTGGGAACCTGCTCATCATCATTCTCATCTTCATGGACTCTCGACTTCACACTCCCATGTACTTTTTTCTTAGAAACCTCTCTTTCGCAGATCTCTGTTTCTCTACTAGCATCGTCCCTCAAGTGTTGTTCCATTTCCTggtaaagaggaaaacaatttcttttcttgggTGTATGACGCAGATTGTTGTCTTCCTTCTGGCTGGATGTACAGAGTGTGCACTGCTGGCGGTGATGTCTTATGACCGGTACGTGGCTGTCTGCAAGCCCCTGCACTACTCTAGCATCATGACCCAAAAGGTGTGTCTTCAGTTGGCCATAGGATCCTGGGCCAGTGGAGCACTCGTGTCTCTGGTGGATAACACCTTTACTTTCCAACTACCCTATCAAGGACAGAACATTATTAATCACTACTTTTGTGAACTTCCTGCCCTTCTGAAGGTGGCTTCAGCAGATACTTACAGCACAGAAATGGCCATCTTTGCAATGGGTGTAGTCATGCTCTTAGTTCCTGTCTGCCTGATTCTGGTCTCCTACTGGAATATTATCTCCACTGTGATCCAGATGCAGTCTGGGGAAGGGAGGCTAAAGGCCTTCTCTACCTGTGGCTCCCATCTCATTGTTGTTGTCCTCTTCTATGGCTCAGGAATATTCGACTACATGAGGCCAAACTCCAAGACCACAAAAGAGCAGGATAAAATGGTATCTGTGTTCTATACAGTGGTGACTCCAATGTTGAACCCCATAATATATAGCCTGAGAAACAAGGATGTTAAAGGGGCTCTCAGAAAACTAGCTGGAAGAAAGTCCTTTTCTCAGAGGCAGTGA